From Pseudonocardia autotrophica, one genomic window encodes:
- a CDS encoding transposase family protein, with amino-acid sequence MLTVLGVKIVQLVTDDSDAARCPSCATVSTSGKDWVLTRPRDLPCGGEFAVVQWRKRRWRCRTVDCVRQSFTEQVAQVPAGMRTTTRLRAALAVAVEDGRDQSEVAAAYRVSWPTVQRAVVALGAVELVEPEPTTVLGMDETRFGRPRWLPDGVHDDGRVRWVRTDPWETGFVDITGDQALLGQVDGRTSAEGTNRLIKQVKRAACGFRNWDNYRRRVRLHYTRRTRRLSARKPTVPAQS; translated from the coding sequence GTGCTCACCGTGCTCGGGGTGAAGATCGTGCAGTTGGTGACCGACGACTCGGACGCGGCCCGGTGCCCGTCGTGCGCGACGGTGTCGACGTCGGGGAAGGACTGGGTGCTGACCCGGCCGCGGGACCTGCCGTGCGGGGGTGAGTTCGCGGTGGTGCAGTGGCGTAAGCGGCGCTGGCGCTGTCGCACCGTGGACTGTGTGCGGCAGTCGTTCACCGAGCAGGTCGCGCAGGTGCCGGCGGGGATGCGCACGACGACCCGGCTGCGGGCCGCGCTCGCGGTGGCGGTCGAGGACGGGCGGGATCAGTCCGAGGTCGCTGCGGCGTATCGGGTGTCGTGGCCGACGGTGCAGCGCGCGGTGGTTGCCCTGGGCGCGGTGGAGCTGGTCGAGCCGGAGCCCACGACGGTGTTGGGCATGGATGAGACCCGGTTCGGGCGCCCGCGATGGCTGCCCGACGGCGTGCACGACGACGGCCGGGTCCGCTGGGTCCGCACGGATCCGTGGGAGACCGGGTTCGTCGACATCACCGGCGATCAAGCGCTGTTGGGGCAGGTCGACGGCCGGACCAGCGCCGAGGGAACGAACCGGTTGATCAAGCAGGTGAAACGGGCCGCCTGCGGCTTCCGGAACTGGGACAACTACCGGCGCCGAGTACGGTTGCACTACACCCGGCGCACCCGCCGATTGTCAGCGAGGAAACCGACGGTGCCCGCTCAAAGTTGA
- a CDS encoding class I fructose-bisphosphate aldolase — protein sequence MRSLLSSGRGVMVLSPLQTQVAKALRRAGLSTDVGSVADFIEVVLGLPMLDRVVSGVLLDASAMASSDRPRSWSAPAGVRVGADVSGTVPLRLRDSGAYLECRIARLASAGVTFSGWTHIAGAELTSDESSRRTALAVSWAKASSAVGLPALLSCTINPPARASMSVAERAHRVAVDELMMAFRSGRVDLGNIVLAVNVVVPGPLAWDVASADDVAYATARSLGGAGHESFAGVAVGGNASSADLLASLYALHGRRLPYPLGFRVDGTILSAIAAVWKGRPDHVDRARRELRAHLDGLAMVGRVERPLRKPGESPTARSSASARP from the coding sequence ATGAGATCGTTGCTGTCGAGTGGTCGAGGCGTGATGGTTCTCTCTCCGCTCCAGACGCAGGTAGCTAAGGCATTGAGGCGAGCGGGCCTGTCGACTGATGTTGGATCAGTTGCCGATTTCATCGAGGTCGTTCTTGGCCTGCCGATGCTCGACCGCGTTGTCAGCGGAGTACTTCTCGACGCCAGCGCCATGGCTTCGTCGGATCGGCCCCGATCGTGGTCCGCCCCGGCGGGGGTTCGCGTCGGTGCCGACGTCAGCGGAACCGTACCGCTGCGACTCCGAGACTCCGGCGCCTATCTCGAGTGTCGGATCGCCCGCCTCGCGAGTGCCGGCGTGACGTTCAGCGGTTGGACCCATATCGCGGGCGCCGAACTGACTTCCGACGAATCATCCAGACGGACAGCGCTTGCCGTGTCGTGGGCCAAGGCGTCGTCCGCGGTGGGTCTACCCGCACTGCTGAGCTGCACGATCAATCCGCCGGCACGTGCATCGATGTCAGTGGCGGAACGCGCGCATCGCGTGGCTGTCGACGAGCTGATGATGGCGTTTCGATCTGGACGCGTTGATCTCGGCAACATCGTCTTGGCGGTGAACGTCGTCGTTCCAGGCCCGCTCGCCTGGGATGTTGCCAGCGCAGATGACGTCGCATACGCGACCGCGCGCAGTCTGGGTGGCGCAGGACATGAGTCGTTCGCCGGCGTGGCAGTCGGCGGGAACGCGTCGTCAGCGGACCTGTTGGCAAGCCTGTACGCGTTGCACGGACGCAGACTGCCGTATCCCCTGGGCTTCCGGGTCGATGGCACGATCCTCTCGGCGATCGCGGCGGTCTGGAAGGGGCGGCCCGACCACGTCGACCGGGCTCGTCGCGAGCTGCGGGCACACCTCGATGGACTCGCGATGGTCGGTCGGGTGGAGCGTCCCCTACGGAAGCCGGGCGAATCACCGACCGCAAGATCGTCCGCGTCCGCCCGTCCGTAG
- the hypB gene encoding hydrogenase nickel incorporation protein HypB: MGRFHRHDDNDGHGHGHAPSLDHSGYTTGTERIEVLERIFDENDRTADANRADFDHAGVLTINLMSSPGAGKTSLLRETLKALRGRLRIGIVEGDIETSIDADRLQGLGATVALLNTANGFGGECHLDAPMVRTALKSLDLTQLDLLIVENVGNLVCPAEFHVGEHRRAMVYSITEGEEKPLKYPVMFRSVDLVLVNKMDLLPHLDFNLDEFYGNLRKVNKDVEVVETSARSGKGVAGWCDWLLTQRTLPQVKRS, from the coding sequence ATTCCGGCTACACGACCGGCACCGAGCGAATCGAGGTTCTCGAGCGCATCTTCGACGAGAACGACCGCACCGCCGATGCCAACCGAGCCGACTTCGACCATGCGGGCGTGCTGACGATCAACCTCATGTCGTCACCCGGCGCCGGCAAGACGTCGCTGCTCCGGGAGACCCTCAAGGCGCTTCGCGGCCGCCTCCGGATCGGGATCGTCGAGGGGGACATCGAGACGAGCATCGACGCGGACCGGCTCCAGGGACTCGGCGCCACCGTCGCCCTGCTCAACACCGCCAACGGCTTCGGTGGCGAATGCCATCTCGATGCGCCGATGGTCCGCACAGCCCTCAAGTCCCTTGACCTGACCCAGCTCGACCTGCTCATCGTCGAGAACGTGGGGAATCTCGTCTGCCCGGCCGAGTTCCACGTCGGGGAGCACCGGCGCGCGATGGTTTACTCGATCACCGAGGGCGAGGAGAAGCCACTGAAGTACCCGGTCATGTTCCGCTCCGTGGACCTGGTGCTCGTCAACAAGATGGATCTGCTTCCACACCTCGATTTCAATCTGGACGAGTTCTACGGCAACTTGCGCAAGGTGAATAAGGACGTTGAAGTAGTGGAGACAAGTGCCCGATCCGGGAAGGGCGTGGCCGGCTGGTGTGACTGGCTCCTCACCCAGCGCACACTGCCGCAGGTCAAGCGCTCCTAG
- a CDS encoding D-sedoheptulose-7-phosphate isomerase, whose amino-acid sequence MKPQSLPGAPRAEATSFLYPFIDAEESGPRSLLSDLAASARAKAIESAALRRATLSSSAALVAEAGLQIARRFARGGRMFTFGNGGSSTDATTLATLFSRPPAGPGLPAWSLTADQAIVTALGNDVGFNLIFARQLIARAGAADIAVAMSTSGSSADLLQGLWEAKRRGMYTVGFAGYDGGDFARSRDVDVCFVVASQSVHRIQEAQALLGFQLWCTVREHGTENP is encoded by the coding sequence ATGAAGCCGCAGAGCCTGCCGGGCGCGCCGCGGGCCGAGGCGACCAGCTTCCTCTATCCGTTCATCGACGCGGAGGAGAGTGGCCCGCGGTCGCTGCTCTCCGACCTCGCCGCCTCGGCACGGGCAAAGGCGATCGAGAGCGCGGCGTTGCGCCGGGCGACGCTGTCGTCCTCTGCTGCCCTGGTCGCCGAAGCGGGGTTGCAGATCGCACGTCGGTTCGCTCGCGGCGGACGGATGTTCACGTTCGGCAACGGTGGGAGCTCCACCGACGCCACGACGTTGGCGACTCTGTTCTCCCGCCCGCCGGCCGGGCCCGGGCTGCCTGCCTGGTCGCTCACTGCCGACCAGGCGATCGTCACGGCACTTGGCAACGACGTCGGGTTCAATCTCATATTCGCGCGCCAGCTGATCGCCCGCGCCGGCGCCGCTGACATCGCGGTCGCGATGTCGACCAGCGGGAGCTCGGCGGACCTCCTTCAAGGGCTATGGGAGGCCAAGCGCCGGGGGATGTACACGGTCGGCTTCGCCGGGTACGACGGCGGTGACTTCGCCCGCAGCCGGGACGTCGACGTGTGCTTCGTCGTCGCATCACAAAGTGTCCACCGGATCCAGGAGGCACAGGCCCTGCTGGGGTTCCAGCTGTGGTGCACAGTGCGAGAGCACGGAACGGAAAACCCATGA
- a CDS encoding HypC/HybG/HupF family hydrogenase formation chaperone: MCLGIPGRIVEVTDTENCLAKVDVSGVQRTISVRLLEKDLPQPDDWVLVHVGFAMAKIDEAEALLTLAAVQKLGDAYQDEIEAFDSSSIV; encoded by the coding sequence ATGTGCCTCGGAATCCCGGGCCGAATCGTAGAGGTCACCGACACCGAGAACTGCTTGGCGAAGGTCGACGTGAGCGGCGTGCAGCGCACCATCAGTGTGAGGCTGCTGGAGAAGGACCTTCCGCAGCCGGACGACTGGGTGCTCGTCCACGTCGGCTTCGCAATGGCGAAGATCGACGAGGCCGAAGCGCTGCTCACGCTGGCGGCGGTCCAGAAGCTCGGTGATGCCTACCAGGACGAGATCGAAGCATTCGACTCGTCGTCGATCGTCTGA
- the hypE gene encoding hydrogenase expression/formation protein HypE, whose translation MSNTVHDYLTSGPTFAEGEVIARIEAFRKRRPRLRDTIVTLAHGAGGKSSAALVDAVFIEAFRNPVLDARGDGGIVTLPGGERMAFSTDSFVVQPLRFPGGSIGHLAVHGTVNDLAMSGAIPSWISAAFVLEEGFPIDELKEIVADMAAAAAAADVQIVTGDTKVVPRGAADGVFITTAGVGVIPAGRRLSADAVREGDRLILSGPMGDHGMAVMLARGDLAIEADIRSDTAAVSGQVESLLAAAPSTRWLRDPTRGGVGTVCNELAQATGLGVVLDEERLPVRPMVNGACEMLGIDPLYVANEGRFLAVVAPEETDAALDALLADAAGEEAAIIGTIVAEPAATVVLRTGFGGTRIVDMLVGDPLPRIC comes from the coding sequence ATGAGCAACACAGTCCACGACTACCTGACGTCGGGTCCGACGTTCGCCGAGGGCGAGGTCATTGCGCGGATCGAGGCCTTCCGCAAGCGGCGACCGCGGCTACGGGACACGATCGTCACCCTCGCACACGGGGCGGGCGGCAAGTCGTCCGCTGCGCTGGTCGATGCGGTGTTCATCGAGGCGTTCCGCAACCCCGTGCTCGACGCACGCGGAGACGGCGGCATCGTGACCCTGCCCGGAGGCGAGCGAATGGCGTTCTCCACAGACTCGTTCGTCGTGCAGCCGTTGCGCTTCCCGGGTGGCTCGATCGGGCACCTCGCGGTGCACGGAACCGTCAACGATCTCGCGATGTCCGGTGCCATCCCTTCGTGGATCTCCGCAGCCTTCGTGCTCGAGGAGGGTTTCCCGATCGACGAACTCAAGGAGATAGTGGCCGACATGGCCGCCGCGGCCGCCGCCGCCGACGTACAGATCGTCACCGGCGACACCAAGGTCGTCCCCCGTGGCGCGGCCGACGGCGTGTTCATCACGACCGCGGGCGTCGGCGTCATCCCGGCCGGCCGGCGGCTGTCGGCCGACGCCGTACGCGAGGGCGACCGGCTGATTCTGTCCGGTCCGATGGGTGACCACGGCATGGCGGTGATGCTGGCCCGTGGCGACCTCGCGATCGAAGCCGACATCCGCTCCGATACCGCGGCGGTGAGCGGCCAGGTGGAGTCGTTGCTCGCTGCGGCCCCGTCCACCCGCTGGTTGCGCGACCCCACTCGTGGCGGCGTCGGGACCGTGTGCAACGAACTGGCTCAGGCGACGGGACTGGGCGTGGTGCTCGACGAGGAACGCCTGCCGGTGCGGCCGATGGTCAACGGTGCCTGCGAGATGCTCGGCATCGACCCGCTCTATGTCGCCAACGAGGGCCGGTTCCTCGCGGTCGTCGCGCCGGAGGAGACCGATGCCGCACTCGACGCCCTGCTCGCGGACGCCGCGGGTGAGGAAGCGGCGATCATCGGAACGATCGTGGCCGAGCCGGCGGCGACGGTCGTGCTCCGTACCGGCTTCGGCGGCACAAGGATCGTCGACATGCTCGTCGGTGACCCCTTGCCGCGGATCTGCTAG
- a CDS encoding DUF6390 family protein, protein MSNPTELAEEAQSDQRGTEIFARYAFAPNALGYCGPPGASAMRRGSGVEVRSAARRFSGAWPYLQVLARMSGISDPLDHRLVESYWLGGGLGARLDPQEFGSELLAVIGPQAGSYWTHLTPELFAETSANHCFHVFGVYPWTRLLARGADGPALHVLDNCRISWGTVLSRDGSEADVWCRRLALGEVGLQLSDPAVFRVPVWVDGYSAVPHTAVGDTVALHWGQICGRLDARQVRDLEMSTQRQLQHTNRRLKRER, encoded by the coding sequence GTGTCGAACCCGACGGAGTTGGCAGAGGAGGCGCAGTCCGACCAACGGGGAACGGAGATTTTCGCCCGCTACGCCTTCGCGCCCAACGCGCTGGGCTACTGCGGTCCCCCGGGCGCGTCGGCGATGCGTAGGGGATCGGGTGTGGAGGTCCGTTCGGCGGCCCGGCGCTTCTCCGGTGCGTGGCCCTATCTTCAGGTACTCGCGCGGATGTCCGGGATCTCCGATCCCCTGGATCATCGGTTGGTCGAGTCGTACTGGCTGGGAGGCGGGTTGGGTGCCCGGCTGGACCCCCAGGAGTTCGGCAGCGAACTGCTGGCCGTCATCGGCCCACAGGCCGGGTCCTACTGGACGCACCTCACTCCCGAGCTGTTCGCCGAAACCTCGGCGAACCACTGCTTCCATGTCTTCGGCGTCTACCCCTGGACCAGGCTTCTCGCCAGGGGGGCCGATGGACCCGCGTTGCACGTCCTCGACAACTGCCGGATCTCCTGGGGTACCGTGCTCTCCCGGGACGGCTCGGAGGCCGACGTCTGGTGCCGTCGGCTCGCGCTCGGCGAAGTGGGGCTACAGCTGTCCGACCCGGCTGTCTTTCGCGTACCGGTTTGGGTCGACGGCTACAGCGCAGTTCCCCACACGGCTGTGGGTGACACCGTCGCGCTGCACTGGGGTCAGATCTGCGGTCGACTCGATGCGCGGCAGGTCCGCGATCTCGAGATGAGCACCCAGCGCCAGCTACAGCACACCAATCGTCGACTCAAGAGGGAACGATGA
- the hypD gene encoding hydrogenase formation protein HypD — protein MRFVDEFRDPAAARKLLGAIRSLATGGDDQHYKFMEVCGGHTHTIYRHGIEHLLPDNVELVHGPGCPVCVIPMGRVDDAIWLAEQPDVIFTCFGDMMRVPGSSGSLLDAKARGADVRFVYSPLDALKMAVDNPGRQVVFFAIGFETTAPSTAVTLVRARELGVTNFSVFCNHVTIVPPIKAILDSPDLRLSGFLGPGHVSTVVGNRPYRFVPDVYGKPLVVAGFEPLDILASVAMLLRQLREGRCEVENQYARVVQEDGNPAALALMAQVFALRPHFEWRGLGFISQSALKLHDDFAAFDAEQRYAMPGVRVADPKACQCGEVLKGVLKPWECKVFGTACTPETPIGTCMVSPEGACAAYYNFGRMHRDAAQLVGQAGRP, from the coding sequence ATGAGGTTCGTCGACGAGTTCCGTGACCCTGCCGCAGCGCGGAAGCTGCTGGGCGCCATCAGATCGCTCGCCACGGGCGGTGACGATCAGCACTACAAGTTCATGGAGGTCTGCGGGGGGCACACCCACACCATCTACCGGCACGGCATCGAACACCTGCTCCCGGACAACGTGGAGCTGGTGCACGGCCCTGGCTGCCCGGTGTGCGTCATCCCGATGGGTCGTGTCGACGACGCGATCTGGCTCGCCGAGCAGCCCGACGTGATCTTCACCTGCTTCGGGGACATGATGCGCGTTCCCGGCTCCAGCGGAAGCCTGCTGGACGCCAAGGCCCGCGGGGCGGACGTACGGTTCGTCTACTCGCCGTTGGACGCTCTGAAGATGGCCGTCGACAACCCGGGCAGGCAGGTCGTCTTCTTCGCGATCGGCTTCGAGACTACCGCGCCGTCGACGGCGGTGACCCTGGTCCGGGCGCGCGAGCTCGGCGTGACCAACTTCAGCGTCTTCTGCAACCACGTCACCATCGTCCCGCCGATCAAGGCGATCCTGGACTCGCCGGACTTGCGGCTGTCGGGATTCCTCGGCCCCGGGCATGTCTCGACCGTCGTGGGCAACCGGCCCTACCGGTTCGTGCCCGATGTCTACGGCAAGCCGCTCGTCGTGGCCGGGTTCGAGCCGCTCGACATCCTCGCGTCGGTCGCGATGCTGCTGCGCCAGCTGCGCGAGGGCCGTTGCGAGGTCGAGAACCAGTACGCGCGGGTGGTGCAGGAGGACGGCAACCCCGCAGCGCTCGCCCTGATGGCACAGGTCTTCGCCCTGCGACCGCACTTCGAATGGCGGGGGCTCGGGTTCATCTCGCAGAGCGCGCTGAAGCTACACGACGACTTCGCGGCTTTCGACGCCGAACAGCGCTACGCGATGCCCGGTGTGCGCGTCGCCGACCCCAAGGCGTGTCAGTGCGGCGAGGTCCTCAAGGGTGTGCTCAAGCCGTGGGAGTGCAAGGTGTTCGGTACCGCTTGCACGCCGGAGACCCCGATCGGCACCTGCATGGTGTCCCCCGAGGGCGCCTGCGCCGCCTACTACAACTTCGGCCGGATGCACCGGGACGCGGCTCAGCTGGTCGGGCAGGCGGGACGGCCCTGA